The following are encoded together in the Flavobacterium sp. TR2 genome:
- a CDS encoding T9SS type B sorting domain-containing protein has product MSPSRVLFLFLFLCCFYNKITAQAISVNATVSPEDLIQNVLINSSCIETQSVSAKGNPTPNEQSYGSFTAGANFPFSHGIVLSTSPSKRAEGPFDQQDSKGVKVPSWSGDSDLNQALGINNSTQATVLEFDFIALTNSISFNYIFASNEYQLNFPCIYSDGFAFLIKEAGSSENYKNLAVLPNTSIAVSATTVHPKIENMNGAGGEPMIGCAAVNENYFDDYNTASSPINYAGQTVVMNASTDVVPNKKYHLKLVIADDATRQYNSAVFIEAGSFVTKINFGEDRTVANNNPVCFGENYVLTTNLNPANYSFKWFTKDASNNYVQIPGATSASYTVTATGTYKAEATLGSTTCVSIGEITVEFSPEIPSTNTSLLQCDDDTDGITIFDLTKTANIVKNNNPQITNQGYYETLADAQVKTNPILNPQRYTNKAPNQIVFARIENSFGCSAVAQITLTISNAVIPNQSPVETCDGDTTQDGLYQFDLAAEVTPQIMVGLPSGLVINYFSTASDAITETNQLANIFKNTTPNRQTIYARAANGSNCYDITPIELIVHTFDPPNFEDATQYLCKGDEITLSVATGFSSYAWSDNLGTTNSIQVSPPGDYSVTVTDANGCPKTKKFKVVLSEPATITGADVKDFSGVDNSVKILYTGAGNYEFSLDGTVFQDDPTFTQISPGVYNAIARDKNGCGLSNVFQVYVLDYPRFFTPNGDGFNDLWAIKNIDQMPDYTISIFDRYGKLLKQMNQNGSGWNGIFNGREMPSDDYWFTLLFVNGKNVKGHFSLKR; this is encoded by the coding sequence ATGAGTCCTTCAAGAGTTTTATTTCTATTTTTATTTTTGTGCTGTTTTTATAATAAAATTACTGCACAGGCTATTTCTGTCAATGCCACAGTATCACCAGAAGATTTAATTCAAAATGTTTTAATAAATAGCTCTTGCATTGAGACTCAAAGCGTAAGTGCAAAAGGAAACCCAACGCCAAATGAACAAAGCTACGGCTCTTTTACAGCGGGCGCCAACTTTCCATTTTCTCACGGAATTGTTTTAAGCACTTCTCCCAGCAAAAGAGCCGAAGGTCCCTTTGACCAACAAGATTCTAAAGGTGTAAAAGTGCCAAGCTGGAGTGGCGATTCAGATCTTAATCAAGCTTTAGGAATTAATAACAGCACGCAAGCAACCGTTTTAGAATTTGACTTTATAGCATTGACCAATTCAATCAGCTTCAATTATATTTTTGCTTCGAATGAATATCAACTTAATTTCCCTTGTATTTATTCAGACGGATTTGCTTTTTTGATTAAAGAAGCCGGAAGCAGTGAAAACTATAAAAATCTTGCTGTTTTACCCAATACCTCAATAGCAGTTTCCGCAACAACAGTCCATCCAAAAATTGAAAACATGAATGGTGCTGGCGGAGAACCAATGATTGGCTGTGCAGCCGTAAATGAAAACTATTTTGACGACTATAATACAGCTTCCAGCCCTATTAATTATGCTGGCCAAACTGTAGTAATGAACGCTTCTACAGACGTAGTTCCTAATAAAAAGTACCATTTAAAATTGGTTATTGCCGATGATGCAACAAGACAGTACAATTCGGCAGTTTTTATTGAAGCTGGCAGTTTTGTAACGAAAATAAATTTTGGAGAAGACAGAACTGTAGCTAATAATAATCCTGTCTGTTTTGGCGAAAATTACGTTTTAACCACCAATTTGAATCCTGCCAATTACAGTTTTAAATGGTTTACAAAAGACGCTTCCAATAATTATGTTCAAATTCCTGGTGCAACATCTGCCTCTTACACTGTTACTGCAACAGGAACTTATAAAGCAGAAGCAACTTTAGGCAGTACAACCTGTGTGTCAATTGGAGAAATTACAGTGGAATTTTCACCAGAAATTCCGTCAACAAATACTTCCCTCTTGCAATGTGATGATGATACAGACGGCATTACCATTTTTGATTTGACAAAAACGGCTAATATTGTAAAGAACAACAACCCACAGATTACCAATCAAGGATATTACGAAACGTTGGCAGATGCGCAAGTTAAAACAAATCCGATTTTAAATCCACAGCGATATACTAATAAAGCTCCAAATCAGATCGTTTTTGCTAGGATTGAAAATTCTTTTGGATGTAGTGCAGTAGCTCAAATTACATTGACTATTTCTAATGCGGTCATCCCAAACCAATCTCCAGTAGAGACTTGCGATGGAGACACAACACAAGACGGTTTATATCAATTTGATTTGGCAGCAGAAGTAACGCCTCAAATTATGGTTGGTTTACCTTCTGGCTTGGTAATCAATTATTTTTCAACAGCTTCTGATGCAATTACCGAAACAAATCAGCTGGCGAATATTTTCAAAAATACAACGCCAAACCGCCAGACTATTTATGCTCGTGCCGCAAATGGTTCTAATTGTTATGACATCACTCCAATCGAATTGATTGTACATACTTTTGATCCGCCCAATTTTGAAGATGCAACACAATATCTTTGCAAAGGAGATGAAATAACATTGTCTGTAGCCACTGGTTTTAGCAGCTATGCTTGGTCTGATAACTTAGGCACAACAAATTCAATTCAAGTTAGCCCCCCTGGCGATTACTCAGTAACTGTCACAGATGCAAATGGATGTCCAAAAACTAAAAAATTCAAAGTAGTTTTATCTGAACCGGCGACAATTACGGGAGCAGATGTGAAGGATTTTTCTGGAGTAGACAATTCTGTAAAAATTCTATATACTGGAGCAGGAAACTACGAGTTTTCTCTTGATGGAACCGTTTTCCAAGATGACCCAACTTTCACACAAATAAGCCCAGGCGTTTACAATGCGATTGCAAGAGACAAAAACGGCTGCGGCTTGTCTAATGTGTTTCAAGTATACGTTTTAGATTATCCTCGTTTCTTTACTCCAAATGGTGACGGATTCAATGATTTATGGGCTATTAAAAATATTGACCAAATGCCAGATTATACCATTTCGATTTTTGACCGTTACGGAAAATTGTTAAAACAAATGAATCAGAATGGTTCGGGTTGGAACGGAATTTTCAATGGAAGAGAAATGCCTTCGGATGATTATTGGTTTACGCTTCTTTTTGTTAACGGAAAAAATGTAAAAGGACATTTTAGTTTGAAAAGATAA
- the typA gene encoding translational GTPase TypA, with amino-acid sequence MESIRNIAIIAHVDHGKTTLVDKIMYHCQLFRENENTGDLILDNNDLERERGITITSKNVSVQYKGTKINIIDTPGHADFGGEVERVLNMADGVCLLVDAFEGPMPQTRFVLQKAIDLGLKPCVVINKVDKENCTPEEVHEKVFDLMFELGATEEQLDFPAVYGSAKNNWMSDDWKVQTQNIEPLLDMVIANVPAPKVSEGTPQMLITSLDFSSFTGRIAIGRLERGTLKEGMPISLVKRDGKIIKSRIKELHTFEGLGRRKVEEVVAGDICAVVGIEGFEIGDTIADFENPEALQTIAIDEPTMSMLFTINDSPFFGKEGKFVTSRHIRERLTKELEKNLAMKVGETDSADKFMVFGRGVLHLSVLIETMRREGYELQIGQPQVIIKEIDGVKCEPIEELTIDLPENLSGRAVEFVTIRKGEMLSMEGKGERMIIKFNIPSRGIIGLRNQLLTATAGEAIMAHRFIGYEPYKGEIPGRNNGSLISMENGKAIPYSIDKLQDRGKFFVDPNEDIYEGQVIGENTRSDDMTVNVTKTKKLSNVRSSGADDKARIIPAIKFSLEEALEYIQKDEYVEVTPKSLRLRKIYLSETDRKRYKI; translated from the coding sequence ATGGAATCTATTAGAAACATTGCAATTATTGCCCACGTCGATCACGGTAAAACAACTTTGGTTGATAAAATTATGTATCACTGTCAGTTATTTCGTGAAAACGAAAACACAGGTGATTTAATCTTAGATAATAACGATTTAGAGCGCGAGAGAGGTATTACAATTACTTCTAAAAACGTATCAGTTCAATATAAAGGAACAAAAATCAATATTATTGACACTCCTGGCCACGCCGATTTTGGAGGTGAAGTAGAACGTGTATTGAACATGGCCGATGGTGTATGTTTGCTAGTTGATGCTTTTGAAGGTCCAATGCCTCAAACTCGTTTCGTTTTGCAAAAAGCGATCGATTTAGGATTAAAGCCTTGTGTGGTTATCAATAAAGTAGATAAAGAAAACTGTACTCCAGAAGAAGTTCATGAGAAGGTTTTCGATCTAATGTTCGAATTAGGAGCTACTGAAGAGCAGTTAGATTTTCCAGCAGTTTATGGTTCTGCTAAAAACAACTGGATGTCTGACGATTGGAAAGTGCAAACGCAAAACATTGAGCCTTTGCTAGATATGGTTATTGCGAATGTTCCAGCTCCAAAAGTTTCTGAAGGAACTCCACAAATGTTGATTACTTCTCTTGATTTCTCTTCATTTACAGGTCGTATCGCTATCGGACGTCTTGAAAGAGGTACTTTGAAAGAAGGAATGCCAATTTCTTTGGTAAAGAGAGATGGCAAAATCATCAAATCTAGAATTAAAGAATTGCATACTTTTGAAGGTTTAGGCCGTAGAAAAGTTGAAGAAGTTGTTGCTGGTGATATTTGTGCTGTTGTAGGTATTGAAGGTTTTGAAATTGGTGATACAATCGCTGACTTTGAAAACCCAGAAGCTTTACAAACTATTGCGATCGATGAGCCAACAATGAGTATGTTGTTTACAATTAACGATTCTCCTTTCTTTGGTAAAGAAGGTAAATTTGTTACTTCTCGTCATATTCGTGAAAGATTAACAAAAGAGCTTGAGAAAAACTTAGCAATGAAAGTTGGAGAAACTGATTCTGCTGATAAATTCATGGTTTTTGGTCGTGGTGTACTTCACTTGTCTGTTCTTATCGAAACAATGAGAAGAGAAGGATACGAACTTCAAATTGGTCAGCCACAAGTTATCATCAAAGAAATTGATGGCGTTAAATGTGAGCCAATTGAGGAATTAACTATCGACTTGCCAGAAAACCTTTCAGGTAGAGCGGTTGAGTTCGTAACTATCCGTAAAGGTGAAATGCTTTCTATGGAAGGTAAAGGTGAGCGTATGATTATTAAATTCAACATTCCATCTCGTGGAATTATTGGTTTGAGAAATCAATTGCTTACAGCTACTGCTGGTGAGGCTATTATGGCACACCGTTTCATTGGGTATGAGCCATACAAAGGAGAAATTCCTGGACGTAACAACGGTTCATTAATCTCTATGGAAAACGGAAAAGCAATTCCTTACTCTATCGATAAATTACAAGATCGTGGTAAATTCTTCGTTGATCCAAACGAGGATATCTATGAAGGTCAGGTAATTGGAGAAAACACTCGTAGCGACGATATGACTGTAAACGTTACTAAAACGAAAAAACTTTCTAACGTACGTTCTTCTGGAGCTGATGATAAAGCTAGAATTATTCCAGCTATCAAATTCTCTTTAGAAGAAGCTTTAGAGTACATTCAAAAAGATGAATATGTTGAAGTTACTCCAAAATCTTTACGTTTAAGAAAGATTTACTTAAGTGAAACTGATAGAAAAAGATACAAAATCTAA
- a CDS encoding PAS domain-containing sensor histidine kinase translates to MKSKTLQITLIYTIISIIMAVLCHKLLTAYFSSSEYLYLSLIKDVAFILITGLVFRFILSKNDKRNITIFEKLNRTNEEIKESNEKYDIVAKATSDTIWDWKIQEDSINWNKGIEGVFGYDPKEVGKTSKWWFDKIHPEDSIRMSIKLYSFIEQKTEKWQDQYRFRCADGTYKYVLDRGFLLKDENGRAIRMIGAIQDITKQKEEEQRLKLLETVITQSKDSILITEANSSERKIPKIVYVNPAFSQMSGYQSNEIIGKSPNIFKGPKSDSDELKKLLKAIKNEEECLIETITYTKKKEEYWVRFSMIPIFNNEGIISHWISIQRDITDEKKLETEKEHLIRELTQNNKDLKQFSYITSHNLRAPLSNLIGLLNLIEDIPIENEELEEILAGFTKSTHLLNETINDLVKVIIIKDNPSMQKEEVSLKEVFENVFSQLSFQIELHKPIIKLKFDKVPELITNKAYIESILLNLLTNSIKYKSENRKLKISIIAEQIEQRTILTFKDNGIGIDLERNRDKVFGLYQRFHNYPDSKGLGLYLVKSQVETMGGTISIDSEVNKGTTFTITFKN, encoded by the coding sequence ATGAAAAGTAAAACTCTCCAAATTACTCTTATTTATACAATCATCTCGATAATTATGGCGGTCTTATGTCATAAATTACTCACAGCCTACTTTTCTTCTTCAGAATATTTATATTTATCTTTAATAAAAGACGTTGCATTTATTCTAATTACAGGATTGGTTTTTAGATTTATACTTTCAAAAAATGACAAAAGAAACATTACCATCTTTGAAAAATTAAACAGAACCAATGAAGAAATAAAAGAATCTAATGAGAAATATGACATTGTAGCAAAAGCGACTAGTGATACTATTTGGGATTGGAAAATTCAAGAGGACAGTATTAATTGGAACAAAGGAATTGAAGGTGTTTTTGGTTATGACCCGAAAGAAGTTGGCAAAACTTCTAAATGGTGGTTCGACAAAATTCACCCAGAAGACAGCATCCGAATGTCAATAAAACTCTATTCTTTTATAGAGCAAAAAACTGAAAAATGGCAGGATCAATATCGTTTTAGATGCGCTGACGGAACATACAAATACGTTTTGGATCGAGGTTTTCTTTTAAAGGATGAAAACGGAAGAGCAATCAGAATGATTGGGGCGATTCAGGACATTACAAAACAAAAAGAAGAAGAACAAAGGCTAAAACTTTTAGAAACTGTAATTACACAATCTAAAGACTCTATTTTAATTACCGAAGCCAATTCTTCTGAAAGAAAAATACCGAAAATAGTGTATGTTAATCCAGCATTTTCTCAAATGTCAGGTTATCAATCAAATGAAATAATTGGAAAATCGCCTAACATTTTTAAAGGTCCAAAATCAGATTCTGATGAATTAAAAAAACTTTTAAAAGCCATAAAAAATGAGGAGGAATGTCTAATTGAAACCATTACTTATACCAAAAAAAAAGAAGAATACTGGGTACGCTTTTCTATGATTCCTATTTTTAATAATGAAGGGATAATTTCGCACTGGATTTCGATACAAAGAGACATCACCGACGAGAAAAAACTAGAAACAGAAAAAGAACATCTTATTCGAGAATTAACACAAAACAACAAAGACCTAAAACAATTCTCTTATATCACATCGCACAATCTTAGAGCACCTCTTTCAAATTTAATCGGACTTTTAAATTTAATAGAAGACATTCCGATCGAAAACGAAGAACTCGAAGAAATACTAGCCGGATTCACCAAATCGACCCATTTGCTAAATGAGACCATCAATGATTTAGTAAAAGTTATTATCATTAAAGACAACCCTTCAATGCAAAAAGAAGAAGTATCTTTAAAAGAAGTTTTTGAAAATGTATTTAGCCAGCTTTCATTTCAAATTGAGTTACACAAACCAATAATTAAACTCAAATTTGATAAAGTACCAGAACTTATTACAAACAAAGCCTACATTGAAAGTATTTTATTAAATCTGCTCACCAATTCTATTAAATACAAATCAGAAAACAGAAAACTAAAAATATCCATAATAGCAGAACAAATCGAACAGAGAACAATCTTAACCTTTAAAGACAACGGAATTGGAATAGATTTAGAAAGAAATCGCGACAAAGTATTTGGCCTTTATCAAAGATTTCACAACTATCCCGACAGCAAAGGTTTAGGGTTATATCTTGTAAAATCGCAGGTAGAAACAATGGGAGGTACAATTTCTATTGATAGCGAAGTCAACAAAGGCACCACTTTTACAATAACATTTAAAAATTAA
- a CDS encoding response regulator, whose amino-acid sequence MLEQILCIDDDPITLMLCKKVISKSSFSHEVITAQNGEEALHHFNILKYTNDKAKKRPELIFLDLNMPIMGGWEFLDHFTSSDYREFNTVPVIVLSSTIDPEDLAKAKKYPIIIDFLSKPITQPMLEYLKKKIEP is encoded by the coding sequence ATGCTTGAGCAGATTTTATGTATTGATGATGATCCTATCACATTGATGCTATGCAAAAAAGTAATTTCAAAATCTTCATTTTCACATGAAGTTATTACGGCTCAAAACGGCGAAGAGGCCCTTCATCATTTCAATATCTTAAAATATACAAACGACAAAGCTAAAAAAAGGCCTGAATTAATTTTCTTAGATTTAAATATGCCTATTATGGGAGGATGGGAGTTCTTGGATCATTTTACTTCTTCAGATTACAGAGAATTCAATACTGTCCCTGTAATTGTTTTGTCTTCTACAATTGATCCCGAAGACCTTGCTAAGGCCAAAAAATACCCTATTATTATAGATTTCCTTTCGAAACCCATTACACAGCCAATGCTCGAATACCTTAAAAAGAAAATAGAACCTTAA
- the rpsT gene encoding 30S ribosomal protein S20, with translation MANHKSALKRIRSNEKRRVLNRYQHKTTRNAIKALRLATDKSDAAAKLSTVISMIDKLAKKNIIHDNKASNLKSKLTKHVAKL, from the coding sequence ATGGCAAATCATAAGTCAGCATTAAAAAGAATCAGAAGTAACGAAAAAAGAAGAGTTCTTAACAGATATCAGCACAAAACTACTCGTAATGCAATTAAAGCATTAAGATTAGCTACTGATAAATCTGATGCTGCTGCTAAATTATCAACTGTTATCTCTATGATCGATAAATTGGCTAAAAAGAACATCATTCACGATAATAAAGCTTCTAACTTGAAGTCTAAATTAACGAAACACGTTGCTAAATTGTAA
- the proS gene encoding proline--tRNA ligase: MSKNLTTRSEDYSKWYNELVVKADLAENSGVRGCMVIKPYGYAIWEKMQAELDRMFKETGHQNAYFPLFVPKSMFEAEEKNAEGFAKECAVVTHYRLKNDEERPGKLMVDPNARLEEELIVRPTSEAIIWSTYKGWVQSYRDLPLLINQWANVVRWEMRTRLFLRTAEFLWQEGHTAHATKDEALEESEKMMNVYADFAENFMAIPVVKGFKTETERFAGADETYCIEALMQDGKALQAGTSHFLGQNFAKAFDVKFANAEGKQEHVWGTSWGVSTRLMGALIMTHSDDQGLVLPPNLAPIQVVIVPIYKTDEQLAQITEAVKDLTAKLRKLKITVKFDDRTTQKPGFKFAEWELKGVPVRIAVGPKDLENGTFEVARRDNLTKEVVAGEKIVEHINDLLEQIQADLFTKALDYRNTHITEVNSFEEFKEVLEGKGGFLSAHWDGTAETEEKIKELTKATIRCIPLDAVEEAGTCVFTGKPSSKRVLFAKAY; this comes from the coding sequence ATGAGTAAGAACCTTACTACAAGATCAGAAGATTATTCGAAATGGTATAACGAACTGGTTGTAAAGGCAGATCTAGCTGAAAATTCAGGAGTTAGAGGATGTATGGTAATTAAACCATACGGATATGCTATTTGGGAAAAAATGCAAGCTGAGTTAGATCGTATGTTCAAAGAAACTGGACATCAAAATGCGTATTTTCCGTTATTTGTACCGAAAAGCATGTTTGAGGCAGAGGAGAAGAATGCAGAGGGATTTGCAAAAGAATGTGCAGTTGTAACGCATTACAGATTAAAAAATGACGAGGAGAGACCTGGTAAATTAATGGTTGATCCGAATGCAAGATTGGAGGAAGAGCTTATTGTTCGTCCAACGAGTGAAGCTATTATTTGGTCTACATATAAAGGATGGGTGCAGTCTTATAGAGATTTGCCTTTATTAATTAATCAATGGGCAAATGTGGTTCGATGGGAAATGCGTACGCGTTTGTTCTTGAGAACTGCTGAGTTTTTATGGCAGGAAGGGCATACTGCTCACGCTACAAAAGATGAAGCGCTGGAAGAATCGGAAAAAATGATGAATGTTTATGCTGATTTTGCAGAAAACTTTATGGCGATTCCGGTTGTTAAAGGTTTTAAAACAGAAACAGAGCGTTTTGCCGGAGCAGATGAGACATATTGCATTGAAGCATTGATGCAAGATGGTAAAGCATTGCAGGCTGGAACGTCACACTTTTTGGGACAAAACTTTGCAAAAGCATTTGATGTTAAGTTTGCTAACGCTGAAGGGAAACAAGAACACGTTTGGGGAACTTCTTGGGGAGTGTCTACACGTTTGATGGGAGCGCTTATTATGACGCATTCTGATGATCAGGGATTGGTGTTGCCTCCAAATTTGGCTCCAATACAAGTAGTTATTGTTCCTATATATAAGACTGATGAACAGTTGGCTCAAATTACAGAAGCGGTTAAGGATTTGACAGCTAAATTGAGAAAATTAAAAATCACTGTTAAATTTGACGATAGAACAACCCAAAAACCGGGATTTAAATTTGCAGAGTGGGAATTGAAAGGTGTTCCTGTTCGAATTGCTGTTGGTCCAAAAGATTTAGAAAACGGAACTTTTGAGGTGGCAAGACGAGATAATTTGACAAAAGAAGTCGTTGCTGGCGAAAAAATCGTTGAACACATCAATGATCTTTTAGAACAAATTCAAGCGGACTTATTTACAAAAGCATTAGATTATCGCAATACTCATATTACGGAAGTAAATAGTTTTGAGGAATTTAAAGAAGTTTTAGAAGGTAAAGGAGGCTTTTTATCGGCTCATTGGGACGGAACAGCTGAGACAGAAGAGAAGATAAAAGAATTGACAAAAGCGACGATTAGATGCATTCCTTTGGATGCAGTTGAAGAGGCGGGAACCTGCGTGTTTACTGGGAAACCTTCTTCTAAAAGAGTGCTTTTTGCTAAGGCATATTAA
- a CDS encoding OmpP1/FadL family transporter: MKKILFLFITGLTVSASYSQEVSDALRYSQENLTGTARYRAMSGAFGAVGGDISALSVNPAGSAIFNSNQVGVSFSNQNIKNNSNYNGTQTSDKENSFILNQAGGVFVFKNSNPNVGWNKISIGATYENTNNFNNEIFSAGTNPTHSVGAYFLDYANYSNGGFPVPHEFVNTQGNETVSDLYRYLGSNFPNGQYPNLSGFSAQQALLGYQGYIMNIDDVDNPNSTYSTNVPKGKDTNYYQTNDIYSRGYNSKASFNIATSYKDRLYLGANLNVHITDYRRSTSFYETNNGALQSNETISSIRFNNDLYTYGNGFSFQLGAIGKVTNNFRLGIAYESNTWYELYEELSQSLYTTRQAAGGPIVNANVNPNVVNVYESYTLQTPDKWTFSAAYVFGKTGLLSIDYGLRNYGNAKFKPTHAGFGGINDQIDTSLTSTGELRIGAEYKIKQLSLRGGYRYEGSPYKNGITVGELNSYSAGLGYNFGSTKLDLAYSYLERDSNQGFFTRGFTDGANITSKLNNVTMTLLFEL, translated from the coding sequence ATGAAAAAAATATTATTCCTATTTATAACAGGACTAACTGTCAGCGCGTCATATTCACAAGAAGTTTCAGACGCTTTACGTTATTCCCAAGAAAATCTTACTGGAACCGCGCGCTACAGAGCCATGAGCGGCGCCTTTGGAGCCGTTGGAGGAGACATATCTGCATTGAGCGTTAACCCTGCTGGATCTGCCATTTTTAACAGCAATCAAGTTGGAGTATCATTTAGCAATCAGAATATTAAAAACAACTCCAACTATAATGGGACTCAAACCTCAGACAAAGAAAATTCATTTATCTTAAATCAAGCAGGAGGTGTTTTTGTATTTAAAAATAGTAATCCAAATGTCGGATGGAATAAAATCTCAATTGGTGCAACTTATGAGAACACCAACAATTTCAATAATGAAATTTTCTCAGCAGGAACCAATCCTACCCATTCAGTTGGCGCTTATTTCCTAGACTATGCAAATTATAGCAACGGAGGCTTTCCTGTTCCTCATGAATTTGTCAATACACAAGGCAACGAAACAGTCTCTGATCTATATCGCTATCTAGGATCTAATTTCCCAAATGGGCAATATCCTAATCTAAGCGGTTTTTCTGCACAACAAGCCTTATTAGGATATCAAGGATATATCATGAACATCGATGATGTGGATAACCCTAATAGCACTTATTCTACAAATGTTCCAAAAGGCAAAGACACTAATTACTACCAAACCAACGACATTTACTCAAGAGGCTACAATAGCAAAGCAAGTTTCAATATCGCAACATCTTATAAAGACCGACTATATTTAGGAGCCAATTTAAATGTTCATATCACCGATTATAGAAGATCTACGAGTTTTTACGAAACCAATAATGGCGCACTGCAATCAAACGAAACGATATCAAGCATACGATTCAATAACGATTTGTACACCTACGGAAATGGATTTTCTTTCCAGCTTGGAGCAATCGGAAAAGTAACTAATAATTTCAGACTTGGTATAGCCTATGAGTCAAATACTTGGTATGAATTATACGAAGAACTTTCGCAAAGCTTATACACCACAAGACAAGCGGCAGGCGGGCCAATTGTAAATGCCAATGTAAACCCTAACGTTGTAAATGTTTATGAATCTTACACTTTACAAACACCAGACAAATGGACTTTCAGTGCTGCTTATGTGTTTGGAAAAACAGGTTTATTAAGCATTGACTACGGTTTAAGAAACTATGGAAATGCCAAATTCAAACCAACTCACGCAGGCTTCGGAGGTATTAACGACCAAATTGACACTAGTCTTACCAGTACAGGAGAACTTCGTATTGGAGCCGAATACAAAATCAAGCAATTGAGTTTAAGAGGAGGATACCGTTACGAAGGAAGCCCTTATAAAAACGGAATCACAGTTGGTGAATTAAACAGCTATTCTGCAGGTTTAGGGTATAATTTTGGATCTACAAAATTAGACTTAGCATATTCTTATTTGGAAAGAGATTCAAATCAAGGTTTCTTTACAAGAGGATTTACTGATGGAGCTAACATTACCTCGAAATTAAACAATGTCACTATGACCTTATTATTTGAATTGTAA